In a genomic window of Cydia fagiglandana chromosome 8, ilCydFagi1.1, whole genome shotgun sequence:
- the LOC134666968 gene encoding juvenile hormone esterase-like yields the protein MMMMMENPLDPELARPLVHTPVGSYRGLWAQDGNYSMFLGIPYARVDPENVFGPSIPHKFEGIYEAVDDTSRCPQIEEFNNTITGTLDCLHVNIYVPNSATIENPLPVMIYIFGGKGNFGFAGRYIYGPRFLVRHDIIFITCNYRLGPYGFFCLNTSKVPGNQGLKDQVQALRWIKKYIRYFGGDDSKITLEGNSAGATSVDLHRHFLQEPLFNRVILQSGVSLNTVLDDPDSVAPLKIAKQLNYTTNDINYALSFLNKIEPHELIAATRDSGVIFGPCAEKYFEGADNYITKHPASLNTVTRKDVDFLIGFNNDEAYSKITIIEKDEYEKRDFVSEILGFCFDFKNETKLSDEMKNIVRLFYYGDNVQRADNKRPVMNLYADFIHYSPIFRTVSKYFDSDVRVENMYFYVFSYSGERSFDKDRHNVSYTKGGASHADELGYLFDISYMKDRTRDEDMLIVERMTELWTNFAKYGNPTPKPSKLFPLQWPRVTQDKLPYLEINTELRLGSRPMHERMSFLDLLYKHIGHYVRTR from the exons atgatgatgatgatgg AAAATCCATTAGATCCTGAGTTAGCCAGACCATTGGTGCATACTCCAGTAGGCAGCTACCGGGGGCTTTGGGCCCAAGACGGGAATTACTCCATGTTTCTGGGTATACCGTATGCGAGGGTTGATCcggaaaatgtttttggt CCTTCTATTCCACACAAATTTGAAGGGATATATGAAGCAGTCGACGATACTTCAAGGTGTCCTCAAATTGAAGAATTTAATAACACAATTACTGGGACTCTGGATTGTCTTCACGTCAACATTTACGTACCGAACAGCGCTACTATTGAAAATCCCTTGCCTGTTATGATCTACATTTTTGGGGGGAAAGGTAATTTTGGATTTGCAGGAAGATACATTTATGGACCACGCTTCTTAGTTAGACATGACATCATTTTTATTACTTGCAACTATCGTCTTGGTCCATACGGATTTTTTTGTCTAAACACTTCTAAAGTGCCAGGGAATCAAGGTTTAAAAGATCAAGTGCAAGCGCTACGctggataaaaaaatatatacgatATTTTGGCGGAGACGACTCCAAGATCACTTTAGAGGGAAACAGTGCAGGTGCAACGTCTGTCGATTTGCATCGGCATTTTCTACAAGAACCACTTTTTAATAGAGTGATTTTACAAAGCGGCGTTTCATTAAATACAGTATTAGACGATCCTGATTCAGTTGCTCCTTTGAAAATAGCAAAGCAATTGAATTATACAACGAATGATATTAACTATGCCTTATCATTTCTGAACAAAATTGAGCCACATGAACTTATTGCTGCAACAAGGGATTCGGGTGTAATTTTTGGACCGTGTGCTGAAAAGTATTTTGAGGGTGCTGATAACTATATAACGAAACATCCAGCTTCTTTGAATACAGTTACTCGTAAAGATGTCGATTTTTTAATTGGTTTTAATAACGACGAAGCATATTCGAAAATCACAATAATAGAAAAAGATGAATATGAAAAAAGGGACTTTGTGTCTGAGATATTAGGATTTTGTTTTGACTTCAAAAATGAAACTAAGCTTTCAGATGAAATGAAAAACATTGTCCGATTGTTTTATTATGGCGATAATGTTCAACGTGCAGATAATAAGAGACCGGTAATGAATTTATATGCTGATTTTATACATTATAGTCCGATATTCAGAACTGTTAGTAAATATTTTGACAGTGATGTACGCGTAGAAAACATGTATTTCTACGTGTTTTCATATTCTGGTGAAAGGTCTTTTGACAAGGACCGACATAATGTATCATATACAAAAGGTGGTGCTTCCCACGCAGATGAGTTGGGATATTTATTTGACATTTCTTACATGAAAGATCGGACGCGTGATGAAGATATGCTTATTGTAGAAAGGATGACTGAACTTTGGACTAATTTTGCTAAATATGG AAATCCAACACCGAAACCTTCTAAGTTGTTTCCTCTGCAATGGCCACGCGTAACCCAGGACAAACTGCCATATTTGGAGATAAACACTGAACTACGCCTAGGCTCAAGACCGATGCACGAGCGGATGAGCTTTCTGGACCTTCTGTACAAGCACATTGGACATTACGTAAGAACTAGATAA